The genomic stretch CCACCACCTATGTGCTCAACACGTCGCACCAGCCCCGGCTGCGCGTGCGCGGCGAAGCCGACTGGCGCGATGCTGCAGTGCGCACCCGCGTGCTCAAGGCTGCCGGCATCGACACACGAATGAACTCCAATTGAATTGAAAGGAAGCACACTGATGAACCGTCGCAATTTTCTCAAGACCACCACGCTTGCCGCCACCCTGGCCATGCCCGGCCTCGCCGCGCAGGCCGCTGTTCCCGCGACCCCGGCTGCGCCGTTTGCGCCCAGCCCCGAGGCCGGCTGGCGCACCTTCGAGCTGACCAGCCGCGTCGAACCTCAGCAGGCGGGTGGCGTGCTGCGCGCATGGGTGCCCCTGCCGTCGGTTGATGCCGCCGAGTGGTTCCGGCCGATGGGCAACCTGTGGCAGGGCAACGCCAGCGTGATGCGGGTGGAGACCGACCCGGTGTACGGTGCTTCCATGCTGTACGCCGAGTGGGCGCCGGAGACGGTCAATCCGCAGCTCGAGATCGTCAGTCGCTTCGCCACCCGTGACCGCGCCACCGATTTCAGCCGCCCGGCTGCCAGCCCGATCAAACTGTCGGCGGCCGAATTCGAGCTCTACACCCGTGCCACCGAACTGCTGCCGACCGATGGCATCGTGCGTGACACCGCGCTTGAGATCACCCGTGGCGCGAGCACCGACGAGGAAAAGGCGCGCGCGATCTACGACTGGGTGGTGGACAACACTTTCCGCAACCCCAAGACCCGTGGCTGCGGTGTCGGCGACATCCGCACCATGCTCGAGACCCGTGACCTGTCGGGCAAGTGTGCCGACCTCAACACCCTCTACGTAGGTCTGGCCCGTGCTGTCGGCCTCCCGTCGCGCGACGTCTACGGCGTGCGCGTGGCCGACTCGCGCTTCGGCTACAAGAGCCTGGGCAAGAGCGGCGATGTATCGAAGGCGCAGCATTGCCGCGCCGAAGTCTTTCTGTCGGGCTTCGGCTGGGTGCCGGTCGACCCGGCAGACGTGCGCAAGGTCGTGCTCGAAGAGCCGCCGGGCAAACTCGCGCTCGACGACGCCAAAGTCGTGGCGGCGCGCAAGCAGCTGTTCGGTGCGTGGGAAACCAACTGGCTGGCCTACAACTTCGGTCATGATGTGAAGCTGCCGGGCAGCACCGGTCCCGTCGTGCCCTTCCTGATGTATCCGCAGGGCGAAAACGCAGCGGGCCGCTTCGACAGCCTCGATCCTGCCGCTTTCCGCTACACCCTGACCTCGCGCGAACTGACCGCAGCCTGACCGCAGCCGGCCAAAGTGCACACGCCGCCGATGTTGCTCGACATCGGCGGCGTTTTTTTCTATCTTATCGTACAATCGTTCAAATAGTCAGGAGACGCGTCATGTCGTTTTACACCCGCAATGCGCTTGGTCTTGCACTGCTGCTGGCGCTGGGTGGCGCTGCATCGATGCCCGCCCTCGCCCAGACTTCGAGCCCGACTCAGGCCACGGAGGCAATGCGTCTGTCCGAGCGCTGGGACGAGAAGCGCGCCGGCGCACTGCTCGAACGCGCGGTCGCTCATGTCGAGGCGAAGGGGCAGGACGCCCTCACTGACTTCAGCCGCCAGGGCAGCTTTGTCGATGGCGATCTCTATGTGTACGCGCTCGCCAACGACGGTCGTTTTCTTGCCAGCGGCGGATCTTCTGCTGCCCTGATCGGCAGCAATGTATCGGAACAGACCGATGCGAGTGGCAAGGCCTTCTTTCGTGAAATCCTCGATCTGGCGGCTGCCAAGGGCGGCGGCCGGGTGGAGTACCGCTGGCTGAATCCGGTGCAGAATCGTGAAGAGCCCAAGGTGACGC from Parazoarcus communis encodes the following:
- a CDS encoding transglutaminase-like domain-containing protein, whose amino-acid sequence is MNRRNFLKTTTLAATLAMPGLAAQAAVPATPAAPFAPSPEAGWRTFELTSRVEPQQAGGVLRAWVPLPSVDAAEWFRPMGNLWQGNASVMRVETDPVYGASMLYAEWAPETVNPQLEIVSRFATRDRATDFSRPAASPIKLSAAEFELYTRATELLPTDGIVRDTALEITRGASTDEEKARAIYDWVVDNTFRNPKTRGCGVGDIRTMLETRDLSGKCADLNTLYVGLARAVGLPSRDVYGVRVADSRFGYKSLGKSGDVSKAQHCRAEVFLSGFGWVPVDPADVRKVVLEEPPGKLALDDAKVVAARKQLFGAWETNWLAYNFGHDVKLPGSTGPVVPFLMYPQGENAAGRFDSLDPAAFRYTLTSRELTAA
- a CDS encoding cache domain-containing protein, producing the protein MSFYTRNALGLALLLALGGAASMPALAQTSSPTQATEAMRLSERWDEKRAGALLERAVAHVEAKGQDALTDFSRQGSFVDGDLYVYALANDGRFLASGGSSAALIGSNVSEQTDASGKAFFREILDLAAAKGGGRVEYRWLNPVQNREEPKVTLFRKVGDTIVAVGFYSPRATAAQARHLLDRAAEALAADASVALAEFQRIGGNFTLDDLYVLVVNMEDGRFLAHGASPALIGRNGHDLRDPKGKAVITDMINIARRNGAGELDYAWRNPTTAKVESKHTYFRAVDGKLVGVGYYTR